One Anaerohalosphaeraceae bacterium genomic window, CAGGTCGTTTTCATCGGCGATTCCATCACGCACGGCTGGGAAAACAAGGGCAAGGCCGTCTGGGATGCCTATTACAGTTCCTATGATGCCCTCAATCTGGGCTACAGCGGCGACCGTACGGAGCATGTGCTGTGGCGGCTGCAGAATGGGGAAATCGACGGCATTCAGCCCAAACTAGCTGTGCTGATGATTGGGACGAATAATGCCGCTCGAGAACAGTATTCCGCC contains:
- a CDS encoding GDSL-type esterase/lipase family protein; its protein translation is MRQCWWILWTAAVSVFFGCSRSQSLNCSQTALGAHTAVTPVPRGDEWWTRRHQAILEQLPRKNPQVVFIGDSITHGWENKGKAVWDAYYSSYDALNLGYSGDRTEHVLWRLQNGEIDGIQPKLAVLMIGTNNAAREQYSA